One window of Oreochromis niloticus isolate F11D_XX linkage group LG23, O_niloticus_UMD_NMBU, whole genome shotgun sequence genomic DNA carries:
- the LOC109204650 gene encoding acyl-coenzyme A thioesterase 4: MDRKQCCVKLSVQPSRGPMDEKFIVLVQNALPGSQLTIRALHQCEDGHSWEAFGHYTADTTGTIDVSEDPSIRGTYSGVEQMGLLWSLRPIPGSKPGLRIRKKNLQTPMEVTISVYQGHQTEGFADLVPLSGVVVERWYMAPGVRRIPVTEGGLTATLFLPSGPGPFPGLLDLWGGGAQLVEYRAALLASHGFASMAIDYLTSKFTMETGKMVDNQYFETAYRVLQQHPQVCGSKIAMIGLSFGTSMTLKMAIYSEVIKLSAAVCISGSHVQPVEGSVEEIMGFFQKNAGKTRFNEKNEAIWRDLLLPIPTDPSLKADVGRLQCPLLLVVGEDDQNWPAQESALDIKEMMARAGNSHLLTVLSYPNAGHLIEPPYTPHARSSTFKTVEIQEKVMCLWGGQTVEHFRAQEDAWKKILVFLRENLYGGRKPTSFSHL, from the exons ATGGACAGGAAGCAGTGTTGTGTGAAGCTGTCGGTTCAACCATCCAGAGGGCCCATGGATGAGAAATTCATTGTCCTCGTCCAGAATGCCCTGCCTGGTTCCCAACTAACCATCCGTGCCCTACATCAGTGTGAAGATGGACACAGCTGGGAAGCGTTTGGTCACTACACTGCCGATACCACAGGGACCATCGATG tttcagAGGATCCCAGTATACGTGGGACATATTCCGGTGTTGAACAGATGGGTCTACTGTGGAGCCTCAGACCAATTCCAGGCAGCAAACCTGGGCTGAG GATACGAAAGAAGAACCTCCAGACTCCCATGGAGGTCACAATTTCTGTTTACCAGGGTCACCAGACAGAGGGCTTTGCAGATCTGGTGCCACTCTCTGGTGTAGTGGTAGAGCGCTGGTATATGGCACCTGGTGTGCGCAGGATTCCAGTTACAGAAGGTGGACTCACCGCAACCCTTTTTCTGCCCTCGG GTCCTGGACCTTTTCCTGGCCTCCTGGATCTATGGGGGGGTGGAGCGCAGTTGGTGGAGTACCGTGCAGCGCTCTTGGCCTCCCATGGCTTCGCTAGTATGGCCATCGACTACCTGACCTCTAAATTCACCATGGAAACTGGAAAGATGGTGGACAACCAGTATTTTGAG ACAGCCTACAGAGTCCTGCAGCAACATCCTCAGGTCTGCGGCAGCAAGATCGCCATGATAGGTCTTTCCTTTGGCACCAGTATGACCCTCAAGATGGCCATTTACTCTGAAGTTATAAAA ctcaGTGCTGCAGTCTGTATCAGTGGGAGTCATGTGCAGCCAGTTGAGGGATCTGTGGAAGAAATAATGGGATTCTTTCAGAA AAATGCTGGGAAGACTCGCTTCAATGAAAAGAACGAGGCGATCTGGCGAGATCTGCTGTTGCCCATCCCCACCGACCCTTCACTCAAAGCCGAT GTGGGAAGGCTACAGTGTCCTCTGTTGCTGGTTGTAGGCGAGGATGATCAGAACTGGCCAGCCCAAGAGTCAGCACTGGAT ATTAAGGAAATGATGGCACGAGCGGGGAACAGTCATCTGCTCACTGTCCTGTCGTACCCAAATGCAGGTCACTTGATCGAACCCCCCTACACACCGCATGCCAGATCTAGCACCTTCAAGACCGTTGAAATACAAGAGAAGG tgatGTGTCTGTGGGGTGGACAAACGGTAGAACATTTTCGAGCTCAGGAGGATGCCTGGAAGAAGATCCTAGTGTTTCTCAGGGAGAATCTGTATGGTGGCAGGAAACCTACCTCATTTTCTcacctgtaa